One segment of Arthrobacter sp. MMS18-M83 DNA contains the following:
- a CDS encoding FadR/GntR family transcriptional regulator: MSRKTLVDDVVDGLLDDILEGKLGPHDAIPSELEIAAAYEVSRLTVREALKALRAQNILYVKAGRGTFVNPADAWTGLGAIFKAASHGSGADQVSVGLIEVRRMVETGAAGLAATRHSPEDADRMRQCIADMKISHAAGDLDRFVAADIGFHDAVLKASGNPFVRALFAQLGQLLYAARRETSAVPEIQLHAIDYHQRVLDSILTGDSELSRRVMDEHMDQTYEDYERYVHGTKPGHRQ; this comes from the coding sequence TTGAGCCGCAAGACACTTGTTGACGATGTTGTCGACGGGCTGCTCGATGACATCCTTGAGGGGAAACTCGGCCCCCACGATGCAATCCCCAGCGAGTTGGAGATCGCCGCCGCCTACGAGGTCAGCCGACTTACTGTGCGTGAGGCGCTCAAGGCGCTGCGGGCACAAAACATCCTGTACGTGAAGGCCGGCCGCGGTACGTTCGTGAACCCGGCCGACGCCTGGACGGGTCTCGGCGCGATTTTCAAGGCCGCCTCCCACGGAAGCGGCGCAGACCAGGTGTCGGTGGGCTTGATCGAGGTGCGGCGGATGGTGGAGACCGGGGCGGCAGGGCTCGCGGCGACGCGACATTCCCCGGAGGATGCGGACCGGATGCGGCAGTGCATCGCCGACATGAAAATCTCCCACGCCGCGGGTGACCTGGACCGCTTCGTGGCGGCCGACATCGGATTCCACGACGCCGTGCTCAAGGCGTCCGGCAATCCATTTGTCCGGGCACTCTTCGCCCAGTTGGGCCAGCTTCTGTACGCGGCCCGACGGGAAACCTCCGCCGTCCCCGAGATCCAGCTCCACGCCATCGACTACCACCAGCGCGTGCTGGACAGCATCCTCACCGGCGATTCCGAACTCTCGCGGCGCGTCATGGACGAGCACATGGACCAGACGTACGAGGACTACGAGCGCTACGTGCACGGTACCAAGCCCGGACACAGGCAGTAG
- a CDS encoding MFS transporter, with translation MTSLTMRSPALGELGEHTLRKVRRRIMPLIVLLYFVAYLDRNNVGFAKLTMSADIGLNAAAYGLGAGIFFLGYALLEVPSNAGMYRFGARKWLARILITWGLLAAAMALVNGESSYNILRFLLGAAEAGFFPAILFYLTLWFPAAQRVTVLGIFILAQPLSNALGAPVSGLLLQMDGVLGLHGWQWLYILEGIPAVLLGLLTPILMTDRPRDAKWLKDDEREWLANTMDAELALKSKSGHHNFLAGLKDKRTLAYSALYFGLVCGIYGLGLWMPTIVSALGKFSTTEIGFIVFIPYAIAAVFVYWWSKRADKTGKRAWHTAASMILAGAGLLAAGFLLPVNPFLAMVGLIASAMGIYGAIAPFLSMPSAALTGAAAASGLALINSLGNLGGFVAPYAVGLLKDATGNNQSGLVFLSLCLAATGIATYLYARKRPEGDATLAQTAEPSDPS, from the coding sequence ATGACTTCCCTCACGATGCGCTCCCCCGCCCTTGGTGAACTGGGTGAACACACGCTGCGCAAGGTGCGCCGCCGCATCATGCCCCTCATCGTGCTGCTGTACTTCGTCGCGTACCTGGACAGGAACAACGTAGGTTTCGCCAAGCTGACCATGAGCGCGGACATCGGCCTCAACGCCGCCGCCTACGGGCTCGGCGCCGGGATCTTCTTCCTCGGATACGCGCTGCTCGAAGTTCCCAGCAATGCGGGCATGTACCGATTCGGCGCACGCAAATGGCTGGCCCGGATCCTCATCACCTGGGGCCTGCTCGCCGCCGCCATGGCCCTGGTGAACGGCGAATCCAGCTACAACATCCTCCGCTTCCTCCTGGGAGCGGCCGAGGCCGGATTCTTCCCCGCCATCCTGTTCTACCTGACGCTCTGGTTCCCCGCCGCGCAACGCGTTACCGTGCTGGGGATCTTCATCCTCGCGCAGCCACTGTCCAACGCGCTAGGCGCTCCGGTCTCCGGCCTGCTGCTGCAAATGGACGGCGTCCTGGGCCTCCACGGCTGGCAGTGGCTCTACATCCTTGAGGGCATCCCTGCAGTCCTGCTGGGCCTTCTCACACCGATTCTCATGACAGACCGGCCTCGCGACGCCAAATGGCTCAAAGACGACGAGCGCGAATGGCTCGCCAACACCATGGACGCGGAACTTGCCCTCAAATCGAAGTCCGGACACCACAACTTCCTGGCCGGACTCAAAGACAAGCGCACCCTCGCATATTCCGCCCTGTATTTCGGTCTGGTCTGTGGCATTTACGGACTGGGCCTCTGGATGCCCACCATCGTCTCGGCACTTGGCAAGTTCTCGACGACGGAAATCGGATTCATCGTCTTCATTCCGTACGCCATCGCCGCGGTGTTCGTGTATTGGTGGAGCAAGCGCGCGGACAAGACCGGCAAGCGCGCATGGCACACCGCAGCCAGCATGATTCTCGCCGGCGCGGGCCTGCTTGCAGCCGGCTTCCTACTCCCGGTCAACCCCTTCCTCGCAATGGTGGGCCTCATTGCCTCGGCCATGGGCATCTACGGGGCCATCGCGCCCTTCCTGTCCATGCCTTCGGCCGCGCTCACCGGCGCTGCGGCAGCCTCGGGCCTTGCCCTCATCAACTCGCTGGGCAACTTGGGCGGCTTCGTGGCCCCATACGCGGTGGGCCTCTTGAAGGACGCCACCGGCAACAACCAGAGCGGCCTCGTTTTCCTCTCCCTATGCCTGGCCGCCACCGGCATAGCCACCTACCTTTACGCACGCAAACGCCCCGAAGGCGACGCCACGCTTGCCCAAACAGCTGAGCCTTCCGACCCCTCCTGA
- a CDS encoding SDR family NAD(P)-dependent oxidoreductase codes for MTSTNFPTARTVVLTGAASARGIGRAAADRMASEGWAVAILDINGVDAKAAADEIAAKHGVQTIGLGADVSDKDSVDTAIAQVEAELPPIVGLANIAGISNPTPFMEETVEGWDRVFDINMRGTFLVSQAVLKGMIERKVGRIVSISSISAQRGGGTFSKVAYSASKAGVIGFTRALAREVGEHGITVNCVAPGPIDTDIMGGTLTEERKAEMSQGIMMGRVGTREEVAALMSFLLGEDAGYITAATYDINGGLQVS; via the coding sequence ATGACCTCCACCAATTTCCCCACTGCCCGCACAGTTGTGCTCACCGGAGCCGCCTCGGCCCGAGGCATCGGCCGCGCTGCTGCGGACCGGATGGCCAGTGAAGGCTGGGCCGTGGCCATCCTGGACATCAACGGCGTCGATGCGAAGGCAGCAGCCGACGAGATCGCCGCAAAGCACGGCGTCCAGACGATCGGGCTGGGCGCCGACGTCTCCGACAAGGACTCGGTGGACACCGCAATCGCCCAGGTGGAGGCAGAGCTGCCGCCGATCGTCGGGCTGGCCAACATCGCCGGTATCAGCAACCCCACCCCGTTCATGGAAGAGACCGTCGAAGGATGGGACCGAGTGTTCGACATCAATATGCGCGGCACATTCTTGGTCAGCCAGGCCGTACTCAAGGGCATGATCGAACGCAAGGTCGGGCGCATCGTCAGCATCTCCTCCATCTCCGCCCAGCGCGGCGGCGGCACATTCTCCAAGGTCGCCTACAGCGCATCCAAGGCAGGCGTCATCGGCTTCACCCGCGCCCTGGCCCGCGAAGTCGGCGAGCACGGCATCACCGTCAACTGCGTCGCACCCGGCCCCATCGACACCGACATCATGGGCGGCACCCTCACCGAGGAACGCAAAGCCGAAATGTCCCAGGGCATCATGATGGGCAGAGTGGGCACCCGCGAGGAAGTAGCCGCGCTGATGAGCTTCCTCCTCGGCGAGGACGCAGGCTACATCACCGCGGCAACGTACGACATCAACGGCGGCCTCCAGGTCTCCTGA
- the ppk2 gene encoding polyphosphate kinase 2 yields the protein MGEAEKSWTPEDPWWVRDNLRAAIDRLVELGYTVRGGQGEDPELIDPGGSAVETWREDYPYDERMTRDAYEAEKYLLQIELLKFQYWGQDHGYKNVIVFEGRDAAGKGGTIKRFTEHLDPRSARTVALGKPSDREQGQWYFQRYIQHLPTAGEIVMFDRSWYNRANVERVMGFCTDEEYQAFMAQAPLFEKMLVDSGIHLNKFWFSVTRHEQRTRFAIRQIDPVRRWKLSPVDLASLDRWEAYTEAKEQTFLRTDTDHAPWITIKSNDKKRGRINAMRYFLNQFDYDGKNTAVVHDPDPLIVRRGRIAVGD from the coding sequence ATGGGGGAGGCAGAGAAATCGTGGACCCCCGAGGACCCTTGGTGGGTCAGGGACAATCTTCGCGCCGCCATCGACCGCCTCGTTGAGCTGGGATACACGGTCCGCGGCGGCCAAGGCGAGGACCCGGAGCTTATCGACCCCGGCGGCTCGGCTGTGGAGACGTGGCGGGAGGACTACCCCTACGACGAACGCATGACCCGCGACGCATACGAAGCGGAGAAATACCTCCTGCAGATCGAACTGCTCAAATTCCAGTACTGGGGCCAGGACCACGGTTACAAGAACGTGATCGTTTTCGAGGGCCGCGACGCGGCCGGCAAAGGGGGGACGATCAAGCGCTTCACCGAGCACCTCGATCCACGCTCCGCCCGGACCGTCGCCCTGGGAAAACCCTCCGACCGTGAACAGGGCCAGTGGTACTTCCAGCGATACATCCAGCACCTGCCCACGGCAGGTGAAATCGTGATGTTCGACCGCTCCTGGTACAACCGCGCGAACGTCGAACGCGTCATGGGATTCTGCACCGACGAGGAATACCAGGCCTTCATGGCGCAGGCGCCCTTGTTCGAGAAGATGCTGGTGGATTCCGGGATCCACCTGAACAAGTTCTGGTTCTCGGTGACCCGCCACGAGCAGCGCACCCGCTTTGCCATCCGCCAGATCGACCCCGTCCGGCGCTGGAAACTCTCGCCCGTGGACCTTGCCTCCCTCGACCGGTGGGAGGCCTACACCGAGGCAAAGGAACAAACCTTCCTCCGCACCGACACAGACCACGCGCCCTGGATCACCATCAAATCCAACGACAAGAAGCGCGGACGCATCAACGCCATGCGCTACTTCCTCAACCAGTTCGACTACGACGGCAAAAACACCGCGGTGGTCCACGACCCCGACCCGCTGATCGTGCGCCGAGGCCGGATAGCTGTCGGCGACTGA
- a CDS encoding SulP family inorganic anion transporter: MRRSGKTPFWAVPPALRGYRSEWLRHDLVAGAALFAILVPAGMAYAQAAGLPPVTGLYATVVPLIVYAAVGPSRVLVLGPDSALAPMIVAALIPLAADNKQKSVALAGLLAILIGAILLFGSALKLGIVTGLLSKPIRLGYLNGIALLVAVSQLPTLLGMSVAGGTPWEKLFAAVPKVFAGESNLTALLLGLVSLALIWVPRWLKWKVPGVLIAVVVACIAVALLGLHERLKVTGALPQGLPAPALGGIGWADVLALLPAAAAIALIVFVDTGTLSQSLAAAEGGRVSGNHEMAALGAANAASGLLGGFPVSASTSRTPVAVESGAKSQLTGAVGAVLVLGFMLVAPGVTEFLPAATLAAIVIAAAAGIADPAGVRRLIGMSRSESLVMLAAFLGVTILGVLPGIAVAIGLAILDFLRRAWDPYRTELVDVPGVPGYHDVRRHPEGERIPGLLILRFDAPLFFGNGALLGSFVRNELDQAPGGIERVVLAAEPVTGIDTTALDELVQLDEWLDRHGVDLVFAELKGPVKDKLLQYGMGARFSSEHFYPTVSAAVRAFQRGDGEA; encoded by the coding sequence ATGCGCCGATCCGGAAAGACTCCATTCTGGGCGGTCCCTCCAGCCCTGCGTGGCTACAGGAGCGAGTGGCTGCGCCACGACCTGGTGGCCGGCGCCGCTCTCTTCGCGATCTTGGTCCCCGCGGGCATGGCATACGCCCAGGCCGCCGGTCTTCCACCGGTGACCGGCCTGTACGCGACGGTAGTGCCTCTGATTGTCTACGCAGCAGTCGGGCCATCGCGTGTGCTGGTGTTGGGGCCGGATTCCGCGCTCGCGCCGATGATCGTTGCAGCATTGATTCCCCTGGCCGCGGATAACAAGCAGAAATCCGTTGCGCTGGCGGGTCTCCTGGCCATACTGATCGGCGCCATCTTGCTGTTCGGGTCGGCACTGAAGCTGGGAATCGTCACGGGACTGTTGTCGAAGCCCATCCGGCTCGGCTATCTCAACGGCATCGCCTTGCTGGTAGCTGTGTCCCAGCTTCCCACCCTCCTGGGGATGTCCGTGGCAGGCGGCACACCTTGGGAAAAACTCTTCGCCGCCGTGCCGAAGGTGTTTGCCGGCGAGTCCAATTTGACGGCATTGCTGCTCGGCTTGGTCTCGCTGGCCCTCATCTGGGTTCCCCGCTGGCTGAAATGGAAGGTTCCGGGCGTGCTCATTGCGGTAGTTGTGGCCTGCATCGCAGTGGCCCTGCTGGGACTCCACGAGCGTTTGAAGGTCACAGGTGCCCTCCCGCAGGGGCTCCCCGCACCAGCCCTGGGCGGAATTGGCTGGGCCGACGTCCTGGCACTTTTGCCCGCCGCAGCCGCGATCGCCCTCATCGTCTTCGTTGATACCGGAACCCTGTCCCAATCCCTGGCGGCCGCAGAGGGCGGCAGGGTATCCGGCAACCATGAAATGGCAGCCTTGGGTGCCGCGAACGCTGCCAGCGGGCTACTGGGTGGCTTCCCGGTGTCGGCAAGTACGTCCCGCACGCCGGTGGCAGTCGAGTCCGGGGCGAAATCCCAGCTCACAGGGGCCGTAGGCGCAGTACTGGTGCTCGGATTCATGCTCGTGGCGCCCGGCGTCACCGAGTTCCTGCCCGCCGCAACCCTTGCCGCCATTGTCATCGCCGCAGCCGCAGGAATAGCCGACCCGGCCGGTGTGCGACGGCTTATCGGCATGAGCCGCAGTGAATCGTTGGTGATGCTCGCGGCATTTCTTGGGGTCACCATACTGGGCGTCCTCCCGGGCATCGCCGTTGCCATCGGCTTGGCAATTCTGGACTTCCTACGGCGGGCTTGGGACCCCTACCGTACTGAACTTGTGGACGTGCCGGGGGTACCGGGGTATCACGACGTGCGCCGGCATCCGGAAGGGGAACGCATCCCCGGCTTGTTGATCCTGCGCTTCGACGCACCGCTGTTCTTCGGCAACGGAGCCTTGCTGGGGTCCTTCGTGCGCAACGAACTGGACCAGGCGCCGGGCGGCATAGAACGCGTGGTGCTGGCGGCAGAGCCCGTGACAGGAATCGACACGACTGCGCTGGACGAGTTGGTGCAGCTTGACGAATGGCTAGACCGGCACGGCGTGGACCTTGTGTTCGCCGAGCTCAAAGGCCCGGTCAAAGACAAATTGTTGCAATACGGCATGGGCGCCCGCTTCTCTTCCGAACATTTCTACCCAACAGTGAGCGCAGCAGTAAGGGCGTTCCAACGGGGGGATGGGGAGGCGTAG
- a CDS encoding Chromate resistance protein ChrB, with the protein MNVETNTPTGPGPETEAPRPARTGSQDPITWLILIYRVPSEPTRLRAAVWRRLRNLGAVYMQNSAAAAPRTPQNERAMRALRNEIVESMAGKAFLVNAASLIGENDLVNMFNEARNDEYEEILDKCRDFHAGVEKEVREEHFTYGELEENEEDLGKLRGWFEKVKARDVLGAPMAEKVADELARCAVTLEEFASQVYEADNASL; encoded by the coding sequence ATGAACGTCGAAACGAACACGCCCACCGGGCCGGGCCCTGAGACGGAAGCACCACGGCCGGCGCGGACCGGGAGCCAGGACCCGATCACCTGGCTCATCCTGATCTACCGGGTACCCAGCGAACCCACGCGCCTGCGCGCGGCGGTCTGGCGCCGGCTGCGCAATCTGGGCGCCGTCTATATGCAGAATTCCGCGGCCGCCGCGCCCCGCACACCCCAAAACGAGCGGGCCATGCGCGCCCTGCGCAACGAGATCGTCGAATCGATGGCAGGCAAGGCATTCCTGGTCAACGCGGCATCCCTCATCGGCGAGAACGACCTCGTGAACATGTTCAACGAAGCCCGTAACGACGAATACGAGGAGATTCTCGACAAGTGCCGCGACTTCCACGCCGGGGTGGAAAAAGAGGTCAGGGAAGAGCACTTCACCTATGGCGAACTGGAGGAAAACGAGGAGGACCTCGGGAAACTCCGCGGGTGGTTCGAGAAGGTCAAAGCCCGCGACGTCCTCGGTGCGCCCATGGCCGAAAAGGTGGCCGATGAGCTCGCCCGGTGCGCAGTGACACTCGAAGAATTCGCCTCCCAGGTCTACGAAGCCGACAACGCCTCGCTCTGA
- a CDS encoding COG4280 domain-containing protein, which translates to MGSSTDWGLAISVFVAAIVEMVEALTIVLAMGMTRSWKSTLVGIGAALVALTGFTTVTGYALATWLPRSSLQLVIGILLLVFGLQWLRKAILRSSGRKALHDEALIYEKQAKAAAAAGNETRFGLDWFSFVISFKGVFLEGVEVVFIVITFGLNAHNMPVAILGAVAAVVVVLLAAVVVHAPLTKVPENTLKFGVGLLLATFGTFWAVEGLGSLTPDRTSLEWIGSDFVLLPILAGWLLLSVVLVRVLRVPVAAPKASTALVDARGEV; encoded by the coding sequence ATGGGTTCAAGTACCGATTGGGGCTTGGCCATTTCCGTGTTTGTGGCCGCCATCGTAGAGATGGTCGAGGCATTGACTATTGTGCTCGCGATGGGCATGACCCGGAGCTGGAAGTCGACGCTGGTCGGCATTGGGGCGGCGCTTGTGGCGCTGACCGGATTCACTACAGTTACGGGGTATGCCCTGGCGACCTGGCTGCCGCGCTCGAGCCTGCAGCTCGTGATAGGCATCCTGCTGCTGGTCTTCGGGCTGCAGTGGCTGCGCAAGGCAATTCTGCGCTCCTCCGGGCGCAAGGCCCTGCACGATGAAGCGCTAATCTACGAGAAGCAGGCCAAGGCCGCCGCCGCGGCCGGGAACGAGACCCGGTTCGGGCTCGACTGGTTCTCGTTCGTCATCAGCTTCAAGGGCGTGTTCCTCGAAGGTGTCGAGGTGGTCTTCATCGTCATCACCTTCGGCCTCAACGCCCATAACATGCCTGTCGCGATCCTGGGTGCGGTTGCCGCCGTGGTCGTGGTCCTGCTCGCCGCGGTTGTCGTCCACGCGCCGCTGACCAAGGTGCCCGAGAACACCCTCAAGTTCGGTGTGGGCCTCCTGCTCGCGACGTTCGGCACCTTCTGGGCCGTCGAGGGCCTGGGAAGCCTCACCCCGGACCGGACCAGCCTTGAGTGGATCGGCTCGGACTTCGTCCTGCTGCCGATCCTGGCCGGCTGGCTGCTGCTCTCGGTCGTGCTGGTCCGGGTCCTCAGGGTCCCGGTCGCTGCCCCGAAGGCCTCAACAGCCCTCGTCGACGCCCGAGGGGAGGTCTAA
- a CDS encoding CYTH and CHAD domain-containing protein: protein MTGQDTVEVERKYEVEQGAPLPELAMLAGVDRVGAPEEEDLDAVYFDTGDLTLAAQGITLRRRSGGDDAGWHLKLPLGPGERREMTEPVGSDPDSAPERLRRLVLVHTRDRVLVPVAQLSTRRTVLSLYGPANTVLADFCDDRVDARTFLGTPESSSWREWEIELVDGRPDLLDAADTLLAGSGQHPAALPSKLARALGASYPDTPAPPPKPTRKGPASAVLMAYMHALLQALKTHDPGVREDLPDAVHQLRVAARSMRSALATYGKLTDLTVARSLREELKWLAGAVGAARDTEVILQRLRDMIGAEPTELLVGPVQQRIEEHLGARHHDARAAGLAALDSDRYFRLLDSLDSFVTNPPLSDRARKPAGKCVADRVAADRSRLKHAVDAVDGAQEGAPADAALHEVRKSAKRLRYAAEAAAAIHGKRARRLARAAEHVQQVLGEHQDSLVTREVLRDLGATAPSEGANGFSYGRLHALEQQRGSDSRAQFLLAWAQFRPKSLRRK, encoded by the coding sequence ATGACCGGGCAAGACACCGTAGAGGTGGAACGAAAGTACGAAGTCGAGCAGGGTGCCCCGTTGCCGGAACTGGCCATGCTCGCGGGGGTGGACCGGGTCGGGGCGCCTGAAGAAGAAGACCTGGATGCGGTCTATTTTGATACCGGGGATCTGACGCTGGCGGCCCAGGGAATTACGCTGCGGCGGCGCAGCGGCGGAGACGACGCCGGCTGGCACCTGAAATTGCCTCTCGGACCTGGTGAACGTCGGGAGATGACCGAGCCCGTGGGAAGCGACCCCGACAGCGCACCGGAACGCCTGCGGAGGCTCGTGCTCGTTCACACACGTGACCGTGTCCTGGTCCCCGTCGCACAACTGAGCACACGGCGCACGGTCCTGTCCCTGTACGGGCCGGCCAACACGGTCCTGGCCGACTTCTGCGATGACCGGGTGGACGCCCGCACGTTCCTTGGCACGCCCGAATCCAGCAGCTGGCGGGAGTGGGAGATCGAACTTGTTGACGGGCGCCCCGACCTGCTCGACGCGGCAGACACGCTTCTGGCGGGGTCCGGCCAGCACCCGGCGGCACTGCCCTCGAAGCTTGCACGTGCCCTGGGCGCCAGCTACCCTGACACGCCCGCACCCCCGCCAAAACCGACGCGCAAAGGCCCGGCCTCGGCAGTGCTTATGGCCTACATGCACGCCCTGTTGCAGGCTCTGAAAACGCATGACCCCGGCGTGCGAGAGGACCTGCCGGACGCCGTACACCAGCTTCGGGTCGCCGCACGCAGCATGCGCTCGGCCCTGGCCACCTATGGCAAACTCACCGACCTCACGGTCGCCCGGAGTCTGCGGGAAGAACTGAAGTGGCTGGCAGGGGCTGTGGGTGCTGCCCGCGACACGGAGGTCATCCTCCAGCGACTCAGGGATATGATCGGCGCTGAACCGACGGAGCTTCTCGTGGGCCCTGTCCAACAGCGGATAGAGGAACACCTCGGCGCCAGACACCACGACGCACGGGCGGCCGGACTGGCAGCCCTTGACAGTGACAGGTACTTCCGACTGCTCGATTCCCTCGACTCCTTCGTCACCAATCCGCCGCTTTCGGACCGCGCCCGCAAGCCGGCCGGGAAGTGCGTGGCAGACCGGGTAGCGGCCGACCGGTCCCGCCTGAAGCATGCCGTCGACGCCGTAGACGGCGCACAGGAGGGGGCGCCGGCCGATGCTGCACTGCACGAGGTACGCAAGTCCGCGAAACGACTGCGGTATGCGGCCGAGGCGGCGGCCGCGATCCACGGGAAGCGGGCCCGCCGGCTGGCACGGGCCGCGGAGCACGTTCAACAGGTCCTCGGCGAGCACCAGGACAGCCTGGTCACTCGCGAGGTGCTCCGAGACCTGGGCGCGACGGCCCCTTCGGAAGGAGCGAACGGATTCAGCTATGGGCGTCTGCATGCCCTCGAACAACAGCGCGGATCCGACTCCCGGGCACAGTTCCTTCTCGCCTGGGCGCAGTTCCGGCCGAAATCCCTTCGCAGGAAGTAA
- a CDS encoding glycogen synthase, translating to MVASECAPVAKAGGLGDVVFGLSRELEIRGHEVEIVLPKYAGMRYEDVWGLTIDYHDLWVPWHGSAVRCTVWFGYVHGRKCFFIEPHSGEGFFDRELMYGYPDDVDRFTFFSKAAMEYLYKVGKRPDVIHCHDWQTGLVPVLLYEQYGHVMPDQRVCYTIHNFRHQGVTSAQELWSTQLGRPDYFLDRVRLGDDHRYGAVNLMKGGVVYSNFTTTVSPNHAAEARHGDGGDGLGHTLSTHQAKFGGVLNGVDYETWNPEIDPFLPAHYTAERMEGKYESKRRLRERLWMRDTFSPIVAYVGRLDDQKGMHLVHHALFYALQRGAQFVLLGDGLHNGINGHFRHLKHYLNDNPDCHLEIGYSEELAHLIYAGADMVVVPSMFEPCGLTPMIAMRYGTIPVVRAVGGMVDTVFDRDFSDRPGWQRNGYVFHQTDNTAIESALERAFGLWSDFPGEFRELMLNAMRSDYSWAGPGQDYLNIYDHIRHK from the coding sequence ATGGTGGCCAGCGAGTGCGCGCCGGTGGCTAAGGCCGGCGGTCTGGGCGATGTGGTTTTCGGGCTGAGCCGTGAGCTGGAGATCCGGGGGCACGAGGTGGAGATCGTGCTGCCGAAGTATGCGGGCATGCGGTATGAGGATGTGTGGGGGTTGACAATCGACTACCACGACCTATGGGTGCCGTGGCACGGGTCCGCGGTCCGTTGCACCGTGTGGTTCGGCTACGTGCACGGGCGGAAGTGCTTTTTCATCGAGCCGCACTCGGGCGAAGGATTCTTCGACCGGGAGCTCATGTACGGCTACCCCGACGACGTGGACCGCTTCACGTTCTTCTCCAAGGCCGCCATGGAATACCTGTACAAGGTGGGGAAACGCCCGGACGTGATTCACTGCCACGACTGGCAGACCGGACTGGTCCCGGTCCTCTTGTATGAGCAGTACGGGCATGTGATGCCCGACCAGCGGGTGTGCTACACCATCCATAACTTCCGCCACCAGGGTGTGACCAGTGCCCAGGAGCTTTGGAGCACCCAACTGGGCCGGCCCGACTATTTCCTGGACCGTGTCCGCCTCGGTGACGACCATCGGTACGGCGCGGTGAATCTGATGAAGGGCGGGGTGGTTTACTCGAACTTCACCACCACGGTCTCACCCAACCATGCCGCCGAGGCCCGCCACGGCGACGGCGGGGACGGGCTGGGACACACCTTGTCGACACATCAGGCCAAGTTCGGCGGGGTGCTCAACGGCGTGGACTACGAGACCTGGAACCCCGAGATCGACCCTTTCCTGCCCGCCCACTACACGGCGGAGCGGATGGAGGGCAAGTACGAGTCGAAGAGACGGCTGCGGGAACGGCTCTGGATGCGGGACACCTTCAGCCCGATCGTCGCCTATGTGGGACGCCTCGACGACCAGAAGGGGATGCACCTGGTGCATCACGCCCTGTTCTACGCCCTTCAGAGGGGGGCTCAGTTCGTGCTCTTGGGTGACGGCCTGCACAACGGAATCAACGGACACTTCCGGCATCTCAAGCACTACCTCAACGACAACCCGGACTGCCACCTGGAGATCGGATACAGCGAGGAACTGGCGCACCTGATCTACGCAGGGGCGGACATGGTGGTGGTGCCATCAATGTTCGAGCCGTGCGGGCTGACCCCTATGATCGCCATGCGCTACGGGACCATTCCGGTGGTGCGGGCGGTGGGCGGCATGGTCGACACCGTCTTCGACCGGGACTTCTCGGACCGTCCGGGCTGGCAGCGCAACGGATACGTGTTCCACCAGACCGACAACACGGCCATCGAGTCGGCGCTGGAACGGGCGTTCGGGTTGTGGTCCGACTTCCCCGGCGAGTTCCGCGAGCTGATGCTCAACGCGATGCGCAGCGACTACTCCTGGGCCGGCCCGGGCCAGGACTATCTCAACATCTACGACCACATCCGCCACAAGTAG